A portion of the Acidobacteriota bacterium genome contains these proteins:
- a CDS encoding mechanosensitive ion channel — MEFLNRIVAQTPAWAVTSLGAAVRILLVVLLALLVLRFMRAGVRRLEQYLADGHDPNGSESGKRAKTLGNLLRNVAGVLIAAVATLMVLQELRINIMPILTGAGILGLAVGFGAQTLVKDVIGGFFLILENQVRVGDVAQINGTGGLVEAINLRTIVLRDQSGAVHVFPCGGVTTLANLSKDYAYALLDIQVAYKHDTDEVVNVMQHVSEQMRLSASHGPAMLEPLEVIGIEGFGESSVTIRVRMKTLPLKQWETAREFRRLLKKAFEGAGIEIPFPQRDALARHLAAEAALSDNANTRT, encoded by the coding sequence ATGGAGTTTCTAAACCGGATCGTTGCCCAGACGCCTGCGTGGGCGGTGACGTCACTCGGCGCGGCGGTCCGCATCCTGCTGGTCGTCCTTCTCGCGCTTCTGGTGCTCCGCTTTATGCGCGCGGGCGTCAGGCGGCTTGAACAGTACCTGGCCGACGGACACGACCCCAACGGAAGCGAATCCGGCAAACGTGCGAAGACCCTGGGCAACCTGCTCCGCAACGTCGCCGGCGTATTGATCGCGGCAGTCGCGACGCTGATGGTCCTTCAGGAGTTGCGAATCAACATCATGCCTATCCTCACCGGCGCGGGCATCCTGGGCCTCGCCGTGGGGTTCGGTGCGCAGACGTTGGTGAAAGACGTCATCGGCGGGTTCTTCCTCATCCTCGAAAACCAGGTGCGCGTCGGTGACGTCGCCCAGATCAACGGGACCGGCGGGCTCGTGGAAGCCATCAACCTGCGCACCATCGTGCTGCGCGACCAGAGCGGCGCGGTGCACGTGTTCCCGTGTGGCGGCGTCACCACGCTCGCGAACCTGAGCAAGGACTACGCGTACGCGCTGCTCGACATTCAGGTCGCCTACAAACACGATACCGATGAAGTGGTGAATGTGATGCAGCACGTCTCGGAGCAGATGCGACTCTCGGCATCACATGGGCCGGCCATGCTCGAACCGCTCGAGGTGATTGGCATCGAAGGGTTTGGGGAGTCCTCGGTGACCATTCGCGTCCGCATGAAGACACTGCCGCTGAAGCAATGGGAGACGGCGCGCGAGTTTCGGCGCTTGCTCAAGAAGGCGTTTGAGGGCGCGGGCATCGAGATTCCGTTCCCTCAGCGCGACGCCCTGGCGCGTCACCTGGCCGCGGAAGCGGCGCTCTCCGACAACGCTAATACGCGGACTTGA
- a CDS encoding DNA-binding response regulator: MMQTGAVAEATASFAPRLQPRAARLRILVADDQHDVIEAVRLLLESDGLTTIGATTPAQAIEIARTQTVHAALVDLNFEQGRTNGEQGLDLVGRLHQLDPALPITVMTAWSSIGLALEAMRRGAKDFVEKPFDDARLIATLRSQAELGQALRRVVELEAQLAATAASDGAAPVSFEVMRLREVEGQLVRGAMQRARGNVSRAARALGLSRSALYRRLERHGLTTSGEPIK; the protein is encoded by the coding sequence ATGATGCAGACCGGCGCTGTGGCCGAAGCCACAGCGTCATTCGCACCCCGCCTTCAGCCACGCGCCGCACGCCTGCGGATCCTCGTGGCTGATGACCAGCACGACGTCATCGAAGCCGTCCGCCTCCTCCTGGAGTCGGACGGGCTGACTACCATCGGCGCCACAACACCCGCGCAGGCCATCGAGATCGCGCGCACACAAACCGTGCACGCAGCCCTCGTGGACCTCAACTTTGAACAGGGCCGCACCAACGGCGAGCAGGGACTCGACCTCGTGGGCCGGCTGCACCAACTCGACCCCGCGCTCCCCATCACCGTGATGACGGCGTGGAGTTCAATCGGCCTCGCACTCGAGGCCATGCGCCGCGGCGCGAAGGACTTCGTTGAGAAGCCCTTTGACGATGCGCGGCTGATCGCGACGCTGCGTTCACAGGCCGAACTGGGCCAGGCCCTGCGGCGGGTGGTGGAGCTTGAGGCCCAGCTCGCCGCCACCGCGGCGTCCGACGGGGCGGCGCCTGTCTCGTTTGAAGTCATGCGCCTGCGCGAGGTGGAAGGCCAGCTCGTGCGCGGCGCCATGCAGCGGGCGCGCGGCAATGTCAGCCGCGCGGCGCGGGCCCTCGGCCTCAGCCGGTCGGCCCTCTATCGCCGGCTGGAACGTCACGGCTTGACCACGTCGGGAGAGCCAATCAAGTAA
- a CDS encoding ABC transporter ATP-binding protein: MSTPGQPLIQLDGVTKVFYTDEVETHALAGIHLEIQRGEYISIAGPSGCGKSTLLSILGLLDTPSEGTYILNTRSVADLPLSERARVRNREIGFVFQSFNLIGDLTVYENVELPLTYRGMKTAERKERVMAALEKVGMSHRAKHLPSQLSGGQQQRVAVARAVGGSPSILLADEPTGNLDSKNGEAVMELLHELHREGATICMVTHDPRYARNAERSIHLFDGRVVEEDAARTGQKDLEESGFHLGQ; encoded by the coding sequence ATGAGTACTCCGGGACAGCCGCTGATCCAGCTTGATGGCGTGACGAAAGTCTTTTACACCGACGAAGTGGAGACCCACGCGCTTGCGGGCATCCATCTGGAAATCCAGCGCGGCGAGTACATTTCGATTGCCGGCCCGTCGGGCTGCGGCAAGTCGACCCTGCTCTCCATCCTCGGATTGCTCGACACGCCCAGCGAGGGCACCTACATTCTCAACACCCGGTCGGTAGCCGACCTGCCGCTCTCCGAACGCGCCCGCGTGCGCAATCGTGAGATCGGGTTCGTGTTCCAGAGCTTCAACCTGATCGGCGACCTCACGGTCTACGAAAACGTCGAACTGCCCCTCACCTACCGGGGCATGAAGACGGCCGAACGGAAGGAGCGCGTCATGGCCGCGCTCGAAAAGGTCGGCATGTCGCACCGCGCGAAGCATCTGCCCAGCCAGCTCTCTGGCGGTCAGCAGCAGCGTGTCGCGGTGGCGCGTGCCGTCGGCGGCTCCCCTTCCATCCTGCTGGCGGACGAACCCACCGGCAACCTGGACTCCAAGAACGGCGAAGCCGTCATGGAGCTCCTGCATGAGCTGCACAGAGAAGGCGCGACCATCTGCATGGTCACGCATGACCCCCGCTACGCCCGGAACGCGGAGCGCTCCATCCATCTCTTCGACGGTCGCGTCGTGGAGGAAGATGCCGCGCGGACAGGACAGAAGGATCTTGAAGAAAGCGGTTTTCACCTCGGTCAGTGA
- a CDS encoding HlyD family efflux transporter periplasmic adaptor subunit codes for MAMDVKRDPAILKRKKQRQTILAVIGVLVLIGISAWVMNLKPAAPTVDANAAWTGKVIRGPLVREVKGSGTLVPEDIRWITATTSGRVERIVLQAGSIVKPDSVILELSNPDLREAVTSAELRWRSAEAALKNRRADLSTQRLQLETLVANAKSDLEQQELQYAADLELNKLGLFAALQLKQSEARVTRMKNALALEEKRLAMNRESEISQIAPQEADVTTLKNAYDLQSRNLGDLRVKAGMNGVLQVVPVEVGQQVGGGTNIARVADPSRLKAQIRVSETQIRDVRLGQTAVVDTRNGTVTGIVARIDPAAQSGTVGVDVTMTGVMPQSARPDLSVDGTIELQRLDNVLKVQRPSFSQDDATIQLYRVGADNEAVRVRVKLGVSSVAEVQIIEGLNEGDEVVLSDMAAYEAFDRVRIGRR; via the coding sequence ATGGCGATGGATGTAAAGCGCGACCCTGCGATTCTGAAACGGAAGAAACAGCGGCAGACCATTCTGGCCGTGATCGGCGTGCTGGTCCTCATCGGGATTTCAGCCTGGGTGATGAACCTGAAGCCGGCCGCGCCCACCGTGGATGCCAATGCGGCCTGGACGGGCAAAGTCATTCGTGGCCCGCTGGTTCGAGAGGTCAAGGGGTCGGGCACATTGGTGCCGGAAGACATCCGGTGGATTACCGCCACGACATCGGGGCGGGTTGAACGGATCGTGCTGCAGGCCGGTTCGATCGTGAAGCCGGACTCGGTGATTCTGGAGTTGAGCAACCCCGACCTTCGCGAGGCAGTCACGTCGGCGGAGCTGCGATGGCGGTCGGCGGAAGCGGCGTTGAAGAACCGGAGGGCCGATTTGAGCACGCAGCGATTGCAGCTCGAGACGCTCGTCGCGAATGCGAAGTCAGATTTGGAGCAGCAGGAGCTCCAGTACGCGGCGGACCTTGAGTTGAACAAGCTGGGCTTGTTTGCGGCCCTGCAGTTGAAGCAAAGCGAGGCGCGGGTGACGCGCATGAAAAACGCGCTCGCGCTCGAGGAGAAGCGGTTGGCGATGAACCGCGAAAGTGAGATCTCTCAAATCGCGCCGCAGGAAGCGGATGTCACCACGCTGAAGAACGCGTATGACCTGCAGAGCCGGAACCTTGGCGACTTGCGAGTCAAGGCGGGCATGAACGGTGTCTTACAGGTGGTGCCGGTGGAAGTGGGCCAGCAGGTCGGCGGCGGCACGAACATCGCACGCGTGGCGGACCCGTCAAGGCTCAAGGCGCAGATTCGGGTGTCCGAGACGCAGATTCGGGATGTGCGGCTGGGCCAGACGGCGGTGGTGGATACGCGCAACGGCACCGTGACCGGCATTGTGGCGCGTATCGATCCCGCAGCCCAGAGCGGCACGGTAGGCGTGGATGTGACCATGACCGGCGTCATGCCACAGAGTGCGCGGCCGGACCTGAGTGTGGATGGCACGATTGAACTCCAACGGCTCGATAACGTCTTGAAGGTGCAGCGCCCGTCGTTCAGCCAGGATGACGCCACGATTCAGCTCTACCGGGTGGGCGCCGACAACGAAGCGGTTCGGGTGCGAGTGAAACTCGGCGTGTCATCGGTCGCCGAGGTGCAGATTATCGAAGGCCTGAACGAAGGCGATGAAGTGGTGTTGTCGGACATGGCCGCGTATGAGGCGTTCGACCGGGTAAGAATCGGCAGACGGTAA
- the rsgA gene encoding ribosome small subunit-dependent GTPase A yields the protein MPSLHDLGWNDHFAKAYEAFAGPGVLPGRVALEHNHVYRVITESGELLAEATGRMKHLAEGRHELPAVGDWVALRIEEAGDRALIKAVLPRLGKFSRKSAGEWTDEQVVAANIDTVFLVTGLDGDFNPRRIERYLLLAQQSQARPVIILNKADLADDVAEAVAMIGDMANGIPVLAISAADGRGFEALQPYLGVGQTVALLGSSGAGKSSIVNRLVGEAVLPTRSVRESDSRGRHASVHRQLIALPMGGLVIDTPGMRELQLWGTEHGIAETFDDVAAIGERCRFRDCRHLKEPGCAVKGAVADGTLDALRYDSFVKLQDERAALERRLDERALLEQKRASKVMGRALKSMQKDRGR from the coding sequence ATGCCGTCGCTGCACGATTTGGGCTGGAACGATCACTTCGCCAAAGCCTACGAGGCGTTCGCGGGCCCAGGCGTCCTGCCCGGCCGGGTGGCGCTTGAACACAACCACGTCTATCGAGTCATCACCGAGTCTGGTGAACTGCTGGCCGAAGCCACCGGGCGGATGAAGCACCTGGCCGAGGGCCGCCACGAGTTGCCGGCCGTGGGCGACTGGGTCGCGCTGCGCATCGAGGAAGCCGGTGATCGCGCGCTCATCAAGGCTGTGCTGCCGCGCCTGGGCAAGTTCTCGCGCAAGAGCGCGGGCGAGTGGACAGACGAGCAGGTGGTGGCGGCAAATATCGACACGGTCTTCCTGGTCACGGGGCTCGACGGCGACTTCAACCCGCGCCGGATCGAACGCTACCTGCTGCTGGCCCAGCAGAGCCAGGCGCGGCCGGTGATCATTCTTAACAAGGCCGATCTGGCTGACGATGTGGCAGAGGCGGTGGCGATGATCGGCGACATGGCCAACGGCATCCCGGTCCTTGCGATCAGTGCGGCTGACGGCAGGGGCTTCGAGGCGCTTCAGCCGTACCTGGGCGTGGGACAGACAGTGGCGCTCCTCGGCTCGTCAGGCGCGGGCAAGTCGAGCATCGTCAATCGGCTGGTGGGTGAGGCGGTGCTGCCCACACGGTCGGTGAGGGAATCCGACAGCCGCGGGCGCCATGCCAGCGTGCACCGTCAGCTGATTGCCTTGCCGATGGGCGGTCTGGTGATCGACACGCCTGGGATGCGCGAACTGCAGCTGTGGGGCACCGAGCACGGGATCGCCGAGACGTTTGACGACGTCGCGGCGATCGGCGAGCGGTGCCGCTTCCGTGATTGCCGGCATCTGAAGGAGCCCGGGTGCGCCGTCAAGGGCGCGGTCGCCGACGGCACGCTGGATGCGCTGCGGTACGACAGCTTCGTGAAGTTGCAGGACGAACGCGCGGCGCTCGAACGCCGCCTCGACGAACGTGCCCTGCTCGAGCAGAAGCGGGCCAGCAAGGTCATGGGCAGGGCGCTCAAATCGATGCAGAAAGACCGCGGACGTTGA
- a CDS encoding ABC transporter ATP-binding protein produces MTTAQQGEPLLVRDARKKFGDVEALAGASLEVRRGELVGLLGPNGAGKTTMIRAIAGRVALDSGSIQLFGRTVTARDPRPEIGVVPQELAVYSLLTARENLEAFGVLYGVQGADLKTRVEWALEWSDLKDRAKEPVKRFSGGMKRRLNIAIGLMHSPAIVLLDEPTVGVDPQSRERIYEMLASLQASGVGVVLTTHHLEEAERRCERIVIIDHGRIVAAGTLGELLAAARSGGRTLTMVLEGPWPAGVAVPEGFSLSADRLTVTVAVEDGGRGVAARIDTVTGLGARVQDLSLAGASLQDVFIGLTGRELRE; encoded by the coding sequence ATGACAACAGCTCAGCAGGGCGAACCGCTTCTGGTTCGGGATGCCCGCAAGAAGTTCGGTGATGTCGAGGCGCTCGCGGGTGCGTCGCTCGAGGTGCGCCGGGGCGAACTGGTCGGCCTGCTCGGGCCGAACGGCGCCGGCAAGACCACGATGATTCGGGCGATCGCCGGCCGCGTGGCCCTGGACTCGGGGAGCATCCAGTTGTTCGGCCGCACGGTGACTGCGCGCGACCCCCGGCCTGAGATCGGTGTGGTGCCGCAGGAACTCGCCGTCTACAGCCTGCTCACGGCCCGCGAAAATCTTGAGGCCTTCGGCGTGTTGTACGGCGTGCAAGGCGCCGATCTCAAGACCCGCGTCGAGTGGGCGCTCGAGTGGTCCGACTTGAAGGACCGCGCCAAGGAACCGGTGAAGCGGTTCTCAGGCGGAATGAAACGGCGTTTGAACATCGCCATCGGCCTCATGCATTCGCCTGCCATCGTGCTGCTCGACGAGCCGACGGTTGGCGTGGATCCGCAAAGCCGCGAGCGAATCTACGAGATGCTCGCCAGCCTCCAGGCCTCTGGCGTCGGCGTCGTCCTGACCACCCATCACCTGGAAGAAGCCGAGCGCCGCTGTGAGCGCATCGTGATCATCGACCACGGGCGCATCGTGGCGGCGGGGACGCTCGGCGAACTGCTGGCGGCCGCGCGTTCCGGAGGCCGCACGTTGACGATGGTGCTGGAAGGGCCGTGGCCGGCTGGCGTTGCTGTGCCTGAAGGATTCAGTCTGTCGGCCGATCGCCTGACCGTGACCGTCGCGGTGGAGGATGGCGGACGGGGCGTGGCGGCACGCATCGACACGGTGACCGGGCTCGGTGCCAGGGTGCAGGACCTTTCGTTGGCAGGCGCCTCGCTGCAGGACGTCTTTATCGGCCTCACCGGCCGGGAGTTGCGCGAATGA
- a CDS encoding ABC transporter permease, whose protein sequence is MILLTFLRIHWIGMKRDRVVQALTFLLPIMFFSIFAAVFSNQSDPMSKVRVAVVDEDQTPYSQQLMKALMAEGSLDVRVTATREGGNGATLDRPAAEALVRNGDLPVAVILPKGIGAAGMFPTGDANQVRPKVLLLADVSDPVAPQVVSGMLQKVAFTAAPQTMAVEGMTMFEKYTGPMTDSQRSMVDAWKRGEGPAIASGSSSESAVGLPVEVVNVMQPEQGDTSMVSFYAAGIGVMFLLFSCSGAGGTLLEEEESGTLDRLIGSRAGMGGVLFGKWVFLMLMGISQLTVMFAWGQLVFGLPLTSHLPGFFIVTLFTAAAAASFGLVLATVSRSRAQLSGLSTIVILAMSAVGGSMFPRFLMSDTMQQFGLVTFNAWALDAYLKVFWREVPLWQLWPQVAVLAVITGVFLTASRLLARRWETT, encoded by the coding sequence ATGATTCTCCTCACGTTCCTTCGCATCCATTGGATCGGCATGAAGCGCGACCGCGTCGTGCAGGCGCTCACGTTCCTGCTGCCGATCATGTTCTTCTCGATCTTCGCCGCGGTCTTCAGCAATCAGTCTGACCCGATGAGCAAAGTGCGCGTCGCGGTGGTGGACGAGGATCAGACCCCGTATTCGCAGCAGCTCATGAAAGCGTTGATGGCGGAAGGGTCGCTCGACGTGCGCGTCACTGCGACACGCGAAGGCGGCAACGGCGCCACGCTCGATCGTCCGGCCGCTGAAGCGCTGGTCCGGAACGGCGATCTGCCTGTGGCCGTGATCCTTCCCAAGGGCATCGGCGCCGCAGGGATGTTTCCAACCGGCGACGCGAATCAGGTTCGCCCCAAGGTATTGCTTCTGGCTGATGTGTCGGACCCCGTGGCGCCGCAAGTGGTGTCAGGGATGCTCCAGAAGGTGGCGTTCACCGCGGCCCCGCAGACCATGGCCGTCGAAGGCATGACGATGTTCGAGAAGTACACGGGGCCCATGACCGACTCGCAGCGAAGCATGGTCGATGCATGGAAGCGGGGGGAAGGACCGGCGATTGCGTCAGGATCCAGCAGTGAGAGCGCCGTGGGCCTTCCGGTGGAAGTGGTCAACGTCATGCAGCCGGAGCAGGGCGACACCTCGATGGTCTCGTTTTACGCGGCCGGCATTGGCGTGATGTTCCTGCTGTTTTCGTGCTCGGGCGCCGGCGGCACGCTCCTCGAGGAAGAGGAGTCGGGCACGCTCGATCGCCTGATTGGGTCTCGCGCTGGGATGGGGGGCGTCCTCTTCGGCAAGTGGGTGTTCCTCATGCTCATGGGGATCTCACAACTCACGGTGATGTTTGCGTGGGGTCAATTGGTGTTTGGCCTCCCTCTGACCAGTCACCTGCCCGGCTTCTTCATCGTCACGCTCTTCACCGCAGCGGCGGCCGCGAGCTTTGGATTGGTGCTCGCCACGGTGAGCCGGTCGCGCGCGCAGTTGTCAGGGTTGTCGACGATCGTTATTCTGGCGATGTCCGCCGTTGGCGGCAGCATGTTTCCCAGGTTTCTGATGAGCGACACGATGCAGCAGTTCGGGTTGGTCACGTTTAATGCGTGGGCGCTCGACGCGTATTTGAAAGTGTTCTGGCGCGAGGTCCCGCTGTGGCAACTCTGGCCCCAGGTGGCGGTGTTGGCCGTGATTACGGGTGTGTTCCTGACGGCCTCACGTCTGCTGGCGCGCCGTTGGGAGACCACGTAG
- a CDS encoding DUF2207 domain-containing protein produces the protein MKRTQGAARLVLIGAVWVCGLIWPGSASAQSAIRGLSAEQFTVSMSLLPDGSINVRETVAFRFRERTFSEVEREIPLRRLDGIIDVRAYMDGKPLPEGRDEGQVRIRTGRRSLRVTWHFPDTVDQTRTFTLEYRAMGALAMGPGRATLAWMVLPSRHRYPIDEARVEWRVPESVRRVEPTRLDDPRWVTGALPDGWMASRTGVAVNETVTMSDAFDLTTVSVAMPAWQTNADRSQQMGPAFFIGAVILLVMGLGVVGMTLFRYHRPQIDTATVLPADAGSIPPGLGTALVHPWVAVGPAQLQATLLDLAKRGLLKIREAGGEGAKKSYEIVMTAPTGLRPHEQAMADALWPHLKQGSIELKKGWKHLLGAHTAYRRAVFTELGDLGFLDKERQAAGRGLRIAGLWVTLFGVVGLVVFGLVFGHLGDVPLLVPGAVLVSGVVFLIVGQTMSVFSVGGLTAAAAWRARQKALKQSARGAVSAEELDRWLPASAGFGMAPAMLKAAKSSGDHPIAWLGGLSDPSAALMVILSATSAGSHGGVAGGGGAAGGGASSAR, from the coding sequence GTGAAACGAACGCAAGGGGCGGCGCGGCTGGTCCTCATCGGCGCCGTCTGGGTCTGCGGGCTGATCTGGCCAGGCAGCGCATCGGCGCAGTCGGCCATTCGCGGCCTGAGCGCGGAACAGTTCACGGTCAGCATGTCGTTGCTGCCAGATGGGTCAATCAACGTTCGCGAAACGGTGGCGTTCCGGTTTCGTGAGCGGACGTTCTCGGAAGTGGAGCGCGAGATCCCGCTTCGCCGGCTCGACGGCATCATTGATGTGCGCGCCTACATGGACGGCAAGCCGCTCCCCGAGGGCCGCGACGAAGGCCAGGTGCGTATCCGGACCGGTCGTCGAAGCCTTCGCGTCACCTGGCATTTTCCCGACACGGTTGACCAGACACGGACCTTCACCCTCGAGTACCGGGCCATGGGCGCCCTGGCGATGGGACCCGGCCGCGCCACGCTGGCCTGGATGGTGCTGCCATCGCGACATCGATATCCAATAGACGAAGCGCGGGTGGAATGGCGGGTGCCCGAGTCAGTCAGACGAGTGGAACCGACCCGGCTTGATGACCCCCGCTGGGTCACCGGGGCGCTTCCGGATGGCTGGATGGCCTCGCGGACGGGTGTTGCGGTCAACGAGACGGTCACGATGTCCGACGCGTTTGACCTGACGACCGTCTCGGTGGCGATGCCGGCTTGGCAAACAAATGCGGATCGTTCGCAACAGATGGGCCCGGCGTTTTTCATCGGCGCGGTCATTCTTTTGGTGATGGGCCTCGGCGTTGTCGGTATGACGCTGTTTCGGTACCACCGGCCGCAGATTGATACCGCGACGGTCCTGCCCGCTGACGCCGGCTCGATTCCTCCCGGCCTGGGCACGGCACTGGTCCACCCCTGGGTGGCCGTCGGACCCGCACAACTGCAAGCGACGTTGCTGGATCTGGCGAAGAGAGGGCTTCTGAAGATTCGGGAGGCCGGCGGCGAGGGCGCGAAGAAATCCTACGAGATCGTCATGACGGCGCCCACGGGCCTGCGGCCACACGAGCAGGCGATGGCGGATGCCTTGTGGCCACACCTGAAACAGGGAAGTATCGAGTTGAAGAAAGGGTGGAAGCACCTGCTCGGGGCTCACACTGCGTATCGTCGCGCCGTGTTCACCGAATTGGGCGACCTCGGCTTCCTGGACAAGGAACGTCAGGCCGCGGGTCGGGGCCTTCGAATCGCAGGCCTGTGGGTGACGCTGTTCGGGGTGGTGGGCCTTGTGGTCTTTGGGTTGGTGTTTGGCCACCTGGGCGATGTGCCGCTGCTGGTGCCCGGCGCGGTGCTTGTGTCGGGCGTCGTGTTCCTGATCGTCGGACAGACGATGTCGGTGTTCTCTGTGGGCGGGCTGACTGCCGCGGCGGCGTGGCGCGCGCGCCAGAAAGCGTTGAAGCAGTCGGCGCGTGGAGCGGTGTCTGCCGAAGAGCTGGATCGATGGTTGCCCGCGAGCGCGGGTTTCGGCATGGCACCCGCCATGTTGAAGGCGGCGAAATCGTCCGGGGATCACCCAATCGCCTGGCTTGGAGGCCTGTCGGATCCCTCTGCCGCCCTGATGGTGATCCTCTCGGCGACCTCGGCTGGGTCTCATGGCGGCGTGGCCGGTGGTGGCGGGGCGGCCGGCGGTGGAGCGAGCAGCGCAAGGTAG
- a CDS encoding NADH-quinone oxidoreductase subunit A yields the protein MTGYLPVVIYLALIVGFAAISLVTAWLLRPSRPNSSFSKEQNYECGAEPIGTAWVQFPVGFYLVALVFIVFDALAVFLFPFALVLRDLGVGALWAMGGFLGILTLGWVYAYREGILEWK from the coding sequence TTGACCGGTTACCTGCCAGTCGTTATTTATCTCGCGCTAATCGTAGGGTTCGCGGCGATTTCCCTGGTCACGGCCTGGCTCCTGCGGCCGTCTCGACCCAACTCCTCATTTTCCAAAGAACAAAATTACGAGTGCGGTGCCGAACCGATCGGTACGGCCTGGGTGCAGTTCCCGGTGGGGTTCTACCTGGTGGCGCTCGTGTTCATCGTGTTTGATGCGCTGGCCGTGTTCCTGTTCCCGTTTGCCCTGGTGCTGCGTGATCTGGGGGTGGGCGCGTTGTGGGCCATGGGCGGGTTTCTCGGAATCCTGACGCTCGGGTGGGTGTACGCGTACCGCGAAGGGATCCTCGAGTGGAAATAA
- a CDS encoding NADH-quinone oxidoreductase subunit B — MTDGIHRFPGGFVVTTPADAFLNWARKSSVWPVSFGLACCAIEMMATFASRFDVERLGMVPWASPRHSDLMIVSGTVTIKMAPMLLRIYDQMPDPKWAVSMGSCANSGGPFRHGYHVVKGVDRVIPVDVYVPGCPPPPESLLNGLLLLQEQISHFRRTGQRAAPSPKVD; from the coding sequence CTGACCGATGGCATTCATCGCTTCCCGGGCGGGTTTGTGGTGACGACGCCGGCTGATGCGTTTCTCAACTGGGCCCGCAAGTCGTCGGTGTGGCCGGTGAGCTTCGGGCTGGCGTGCTGCGCCATCGAAATGATGGCGACGTTTGCGTCGCGGTTTGACGTGGAACGGCTGGGAATGGTGCCGTGGGCATCGCCGCGGCACTCCGACCTCATGATTGTATCGGGCACCGTCACCATCAAGATGGCGCCCATGCTGCTGCGCATCTACGATCAGATGCCCGATCCGAAGTGGGCGGTTTCCATGGGATCGTGCGCCAACTCCGGCGGCCCATTCCGGCACGGCTACCACGTGGTCAAGGGTGTGGACCGCGTGATTCCCGTGGACGTGTACGTGCCGGGCTGCCCGCCGCCGCCAGAATCGCTGCTGAACGGCCTGTTGCTGTTGCAGGAGCAAATTTCTCATTTCCGTCGGACCGGCCAGCGCGCGGCTCCGTCACCCAAGGTCGATTAG